In Alkalihalobacterium alkalinitrilicum, a genomic segment contains:
- a CDS encoding glycosyltransferase produces MVSIIVSTTRQHHINIVFANYKRQEWKEKELIIILNKEDMDIYEWKKEAKKHQNVTVFQLSEKLTLGECLNFGIEKSKFEYIAKFDDDDYYGPCYLKQSMTAFENTGASIVGKHTVFMYFENSKTLAVCNPKREKQFTRFIKGGTIMFKKEIFKKVKFIKAPVSTDLYFLRDCAKKGYKIFSTDRYNYTCIRRGDKNTHTQRSSDKSYLKQSIIVCKTDNFVPLVTKDIL; encoded by the coding sequence ATGGTTTCTATAATAGTAAGTACAACTAGACAGCATCACATCAACATTGTTTTTGCAAATTACAAGAGGCAAGAATGGAAGGAAAAAGAACTAATTATTATATTAAATAAGGAAGATATGGATATTTATGAGTGGAAAAAAGAAGCGAAGAAACATCAAAATGTCACGGTGTTTCAATTATCAGAAAAATTAACCCTAGGAGAGTGCCTAAATTTCGGCATAGAAAAATCCAAATTTGAATACATTGCTAAGTTTGATGATGACGATTATTATGGACCTTGTTATCTTAAACAATCGATGACAGCCTTTGAAAACACAGGTGCCTCAATTGTTGGAAAACATACTGTCTTTATGTATTTTGAAAATAGTAAAACACTAGCGGTATGTAATCCAAAGAGGGAGAAACAATTTACTAGGTTTATTAAAGGTGGAACGATCATGTTCAAAAAAGAGATTTTTAAAAAGGTTAAATTTATTAAAGCCCCTGTCTCCACAGATCTTTATTTTCTTAGAGATTGTGCTAAAAAGGGGTATAAAATATTTTCTACCGATCGATATAATTATACATGTATTAGGAGGGGGGATAAAAATACCCATACTCAAAGAAGTAGTGATAAGAGCTATTTAAAACAAAGTATAATAGTTTGTAAAACTGATAATTTTGTTCCTTTAGTGACAAAAGATATTCTCTAG
- a CDS encoding galactosyltransferase-related protein: MLKNVSVLIPYKPDNGLRDQLLAWVITFYKNVLPKIEICIGENHDDLFSRAQAINNAAKKATKDIFVIADGDIVYNPQVIKRSIQLLEKYAWVIPYKKCLDLTEDSTNKLLKKPPHWPLPKEIEYTERFKDDTKYQSVGGFTILSRKNFNSVGGFDERFKGWGGEDDAFKHAMDTICGPHKRIEDEFIYHLWHPKVGGKKNPNIEKNRHFIRRYASCNGNIEKMKTLINKRKSMG, translated from the coding sequence ATGTTGAAAAATGTTTCGGTGTTAATTCCTTATAAACCAGATAACGGATTAAGGGATCAGTTACTCGCCTGGGTTATTACATTTTATAAAAATGTATTGCCTAAAATAGAAATTTGTATAGGAGAAAATCATGATGACCTTTTTAGTAGAGCACAAGCTATTAATAATGCTGCAAAGAAAGCAACGAAAGATATCTTTGTAATTGCAGACGGAGATATCGTATATAATCCGCAAGTCATTAAACGGTCTATTCAGTTACTTGAAAAGTATGCATGGGTAATCCCATATAAAAAGTGTTTAGACCTTACAGAAGACAGTACTAATAAGCTCTTAAAAAAACCACCACATTGGCCCTTACCTAAAGAAATAGAGTATACAGAGCGGTTTAAAGATGATACAAAATACCAGTCTGTAGGTGGCTTCACCATCCTTTCACGTAAAAATTTTAATAGTGTTGGAGGATTTGATGAAAGATTTAAAGGCTGGGGAGGAGAAGATGACGCATTTAAACATGCGATGGATACAATATGTGGGCCTCATAAACGAATTGAAGATGAGTTTATCTATCATTTATGGCATCCAAAAGTTGGGGGAAAGAAAAACCCTAATATTGAAAAAAACCGACACTTTATTAGACGGTATGCCAGTTGTAATGGAAATATAGAAAAAATGAAAACCTTAATTAATAAACGTAAAAGCATGGGTTAA
- a CDS encoding glycosyltransferase family 2 protein yields MDNVFENYNQQTWEHKELIIVLNTDGMDIKKWKEKANQFPNISVFYQPNNVTLGECFNFAVTKAKYEYIAKFDDDDYYAPKYLSEIMEAFNQTNADIVGKKSIYAYLLEKKALVIREKGHEKKFTENVRDCTLVVKKEVFNNITLAHKNQRAFWEFQIECRNKGYIIYSTSKQNFVYIKRKENYHTMKWSINEFMRQCKFVKYTDDFKSGIES; encoded by the coding sequence ATGGACAATGTATTTGAAAATTATAACCAACAAACGTGGGAGCATAAAGAATTAATTATTGTTCTTAACACTGATGGTATGGACATAAAAAAATGGAAAGAGAAAGCAAATCAATTTCCGAATATTTCCGTTTTTTATCAACCAAATAATGTTACTTTGGGTGAATGTTTTAACTTTGCGGTTACAAAAGCTAAATACGAATATATTGCTAAATTTGATGATGATGATTATTATGCGCCAAAATATTTGTCAGAAATAATGGAGGCCTTTAATCAAACAAATGCGGATATTGTTGGTAAAAAATCAATTTATGCTTATCTCCTAGAAAAAAAAGCTCTTGTCATTCGAGAGAAGGGTCATGAAAAAAAATTTACGGAAAATGTTAGAGATTGTACATTAGTTGTGAAGAAAGAAGTCTTTAACAATATTACACTAGCACATAAAAACCAGCGTGCATTTTGGGAGTTTCAAATCGAATGTCGAAACAAAGGATATATCATCTATTCAACCAGCAAACAAAACTTTGTCTATATCAAGCGAAAGGAAAATTATCATACGATGAAATGGAGTATCAATGAGTTTATGAGACAATGTAAATTTGTTAAATATACAGATGATTTTAAATCTGGAATAGAGTCATAA
- a CDS encoding galactosyltransferase-related protein, with product MIILKLRRNKGIQFKYIFLKDISIFSENKTTKMLLYSDVSFDRAIMKGEITMLNNVSVLIPYKPDNGVRDNLFKWVRSFYENVMPDVELCIGEDHSELFNRSRAINTAAQKASKEIFVIADGDVIYNPEMIVQAIKLLDKHAWVIPYRKWLNLDKESTEKILKISPEWPLPIEVKYKQRGHKRNKKPNPESGVLVLPRKNFNIVEGFDERFKGWGKEDRAFCIAMNTLCGPYKRIEKGFLYHLWHPSTGAGGNPHFEKNNELYLGYVKCRGNKSKMKNFIRNREI from the coding sequence ATGATTATTTTAAAATTAAGGAGAAATAAAGGTATCCAGTTTAAGTATATTTTTTTGAAGGATATTTCTATTTTTAGTGAAAATAAAACTACGAAAATGCTTTTATATTCAGATGTTAGTTTCGATAGAGCGATAATGAAGGGTGAAATAACTATGTTAAATAATGTATCGGTATTGATCCCATACAAGCCAGATAATGGGGTAAGAGATAACTTATTTAAATGGGTGCGATCATTTTATGAAAATGTTATGCCTGATGTAGAGCTGTGTATCGGTGAAGACCATAGTGAACTTTTTAATAGATCACGAGCAATTAATACAGCTGCTCAAAAAGCGAGTAAAGAGATCTTTGTAATTGCTGATGGTGATGTCATTTATAATCCAGAAATGATTGTTCAAGCTATAAAATTACTTGATAAACATGCTTGGGTGATACCTTATCGGAAATGGTTGAATCTCGATAAGGAAAGTACTGAAAAAATTCTTAAGATATCCCCCGAATGGCCTTTACCGATAGAAGTGAAATATAAACAACGAGGTCATAAGAGAAATAAAAAACCTAACCCAGAAAGCGGAGTGCTAGTTCTTCCTCGTAAAAACTTTAATATTGTAGAAGGGTTTGATGAAAGGTTTAAAGGGTGGGGAAAAGAAGACAGAGCTTTTTGTATAGCAATGAACACACTATGTGGTCCATATAAGCGCATTGAAAAAGGGTTTTTATACCATTTATGGCATCCAAGTACGGGAGCAGGAGGAAACCCCCATTTTGAAAAAAACAATGAGTTATATTTAGGATATGTAAAGTGTAGGGGGAATAAATCTAAGATGAAAAATTTTATTAGGAATAGAGAGATATAG
- a CDS encoding galactosyltransferase-related protein has protein sequence MLGDVSILIPFKPDNRIRSELFNWVIKFYETLLPEVEVCVGENHEELFNRSMAINNAAKKATRNVFVIADGDIIYNPKVIVQSLLLLDKYAWVIPYKTFMDFTQESTKKLLKKIPMWPLPVGVEYAERYKNNYKCVSGLIIVPRQNFNRVGGFDERFKGWGGEDDAFMNAMNTLCGPYKRLEEEYIYHLWHPKVGSKTNSNYANNYKLYKRYLESNGDAVKMEELIREHKMK, from the coding sequence ATGCTAGGAGATGTTTCCATTTTAATACCTTTTAAGCCAGATAACAGAATTAGAAGTGAATTATTTAATTGGGTAATAAAATTTTATGAAACTTTGTTACCTGAAGTTGAAGTATGCGTAGGGGAAAATCATGAAGAGCTATTTAATAGATCAATGGCGATTAATAATGCTGCAAAGAAAGCAACAAGAAATGTATTTGTGATTGCAGATGGTGATATCATATATAACCCAAAAGTTATTGTTCAATCCTTACTGCTGCTTGATAAATATGCATGGGTAATCCCCTATAAAACCTTTATGGATTTTACGCAGGAAAGTACCAAAAAACTATTAAAAAAAATACCAATGTGGCCATTACCTGTTGGGGTGGAGTATGCTGAACGTTACAAAAACAATTATAAATGTGTGAGTGGTCTTATTATTGTTCCTCGGCAAAATTTCAATAGAGTCGGAGGATTTGATGAACGGTTTAAAGGATGGGGGGGAGAGGATGATGCATTTATGAATGCTATGAATACTTTATGTGGCCCCTATAAAAGACTAGAAGAAGAGTATATCTATCATTTATGGCATCCAAAAGTTGGATCGAAAACAAATTCAAATTATGCTAATAATTACAAATTATATAAAAGATACCTTGAAAGCAATGGAGATGCGGTAAAGATGGAAGAGTTAATAAGAGAACACAAAATGAAATAA
- a CDS encoding glycosyltransferase family 2 protein, which yields MNVEQKVTAIIKAFERPECLDLLINSIKKYYPKLKIIVADDSQNPQPRNDVEFHVLPFNIGMSKGRNFLIQQVKTPYVLVLDDDYCFIKETKIEKLLHVLENSDVDIVGGRWIWKNRVHSYHGKLNYKDGVLTHTKDSYGEEAGCKLYDIIHNFFLARTDVLIKHPWDDRLKVFHHIDFFFSHKGKMKVALHPEVFIYHKQVQKKHYQKYRFQTQDSYLLYEKKHGIKEFKSAGSKSHFEKINYKKYFSQETISAYLT from the coding sequence ATGAACGTAGAACAAAAGGTAACTGCCATTATTAAAGCCTTTGAACGGCCGGAGTGTTTAGATCTATTAATAAATAGTATTAAAAAGTATTATCCCAAATTAAAGATTATTGTTGCTGATGATAGTCAAAATCCCCAACCTAGGAATGACGTTGAGTTCCATGTTTTACCCTTCAATATTGGGATGTCAAAAGGCAGGAATTTTTTAATACAACAAGTTAAAACCCCTTATGTTTTAGTCCTCGATGATGATTATTGTTTTATTAAAGAAACAAAAATTGAAAAATTATTACACGTACTTGAAAATTCCGATGTAGATATAGTAGGTGGACGTTGGATTTGGAAAAATAGAGTCCATAGCTATCACGGTAAATTAAACTATAAAGATGGCGTATTAACCCATACGAAAGATTCTTATGGTGAAGAAGCTGGCTGTAAGCTTTATGATATTATTCATAACTTCTTCCTGGCTAGGACGGATGTACTTATAAAACACCCTTGGGATGATCGACTGAAGGTTTTTCATCATATTGATTTCTTTTTTTCCCATAAAGGGAAGATGAAAGTTGCTCTTCACCCTGAGGTGTTTATTTACCATAAACAGGTGCAAAAAAAACATTATCAGAAATATAGATTTCAAACACAAGACTCATACCTATTGTATGAGAAAAAACATGGAATTAAAGAGTTCAAATCAGCCGGATCAAAGTCTCATTTTGAAAAAATCAATTACAAAAAATATTTTAGCCAAGAAACCATATCAGCTTATCTTACCTGA
- a CDS encoding UDP-glucose dehydrogenase family protein produces the protein MNICVIGAGYVGLTTAAVLSDCGHYVDCVDIDSKRIAVLKKGIVPIFEPGLKEIIDKSIQNNFLTFSTKVKEKIAENPIIFITVGTPSLEDGSPNLSYVKSVVDDIAASITSHKTIIVKSTVPPGTNEEIHNMLLEKNVDPSLFDIVSNPEFLREGTAVKDMLEPDKIVIGIKRPEPLQVMQKIYKQVHAPYIVTSLTGAEMIKYASNAFLATKISFINEIARICDAYGVNVSDVSLGLGTDPRIGPLFLRAGLGYGGSCFPKDLQGLTYSAKKKNIHPELITSVQNVNDTQIDVYFKKLKSAIPDLNGKQITVWGLSFKPDTDDIRYSASIRLIDKLLEEGANIHAYDPIVKLDKPNIICHSNVYESVKQSDVLIIATEWKEFKGIDWLKVKEEMNGNIVLDGRNIIDPRTVKYVGFHYLGVGQL, from the coding sequence ATGAATATATGTGTGATTGGAGCTGGGTATGTAGGACTTACAACTGCAGCAGTGTTATCCGACTGTGGTCATTATGTCGATTGTGTAGATATTGACTCTAAAAGAATTGCGGTTTTAAAAAAAGGAATTGTCCCTATTTTTGAACCAGGGTTAAAAGAGATCATTGATAAGAGCATACAAAATAATTTCCTAACTTTTTCAACTAAAGTAAAAGAAAAGATTGCTGAAAATCCGATTATATTTATTACAGTTGGCACCCCCTCATTAGAAGATGGAAGTCCTAACCTATCCTATGTGAAGTCAGTGGTTGATGATATTGCAGCGTCAATTACTTCACACAAAACAATTATTGTAAAAAGTACGGTACCACCTGGAACAAATGAAGAAATTCATAACATGCTACTAGAGAAAAATGTTGATCCATCATTATTTGATATTGTTTCAAATCCTGAATTTCTTCGTGAAGGAACGGCTGTAAAAGATATGCTAGAACCAGATAAGATTGTTATTGGAATCAAAAGACCTGAGCCACTTCAAGTCATGCAAAAAATTTATAAACAGGTACATGCACCTTATATTGTCACAAGTCTAACGGGTGCGGAAATGATTAAATATGCTTCAAATGCTTTTTTAGCGACTAAAATTTCGTTCATAAATGAGATTGCACGAATCTGTGATGCTTATGGAGTGAATGTATCGGATGTTTCCTTAGGGCTAGGAACCGATCCTAGGATTGGTCCACTCTTCCTTCGAGCTGGTTTAGGATACGGTGGCTCGTGTTTCCCTAAAGATTTACAGGGACTTACGTATTCTGCAAAAAAGAAAAACATTCACCCCGAGCTAATCACTTCTGTACAAAACGTTAATGATACGCAAATTGACGTCTATTTTAAAAAACTAAAAAGCGCTATTCCAGACCTAAATGGAAAACAAATTACGGTTTGGGGACTTTCTTTTAAACCTGATACGGACGATATTCGTTATTCAGCTTCCATACGGTTAATAGATAAATTGCTGGAAGAAGGGGCTAATATTCACGCGTATGATCCTATTGTTAAATTGGATAAACCCAATATTATCTGTCATTCAAACGTCTATGAATCGGTAAAACAATCAGATGTACTCATCATTGCCACTGAGTGGAAGGAATTTAAGGGGATCGACTGGTTAAAAGTAAAAGAAGAAATGAATGGAAATATCGTTCTAGACGGTCGTAACATCATTGACCCTAGGACGGTAAAATATGTTGGTTTCCATTATTTAGGGGTTGGGCAACTGTGA
- a CDS encoding glycosyltransferase, translating to MGKLKILYSTVDKKNYLHEDKEYFKSELAKHSNVDVRFITKGGHIKKLLDELNFKPNFIYFDGLFNNQPITGLRDCNIPVGILYHDLHSNQEKFKQLVKDYSAHLIFVHYRDYFLQHFPEFSHMYRWLPHFIHTPIFKDYKLDKDIDYLLMGATTEKHYPLRQKIANEMNGVNGFVHHIHPGYKYFSADAIKTALIGENYAKEINRAKIFFTDDSIYKFPIKKYTEVLGCNTLLLATDSQELKDLGFVDRKTFVEINDKNYFAKAQYYIKNDAERLHIAENGYKMVRSRHTTEIRIHQFIQYILDYLNIQL from the coding sequence GTGGGCAAGTTAAAAATATTATATTCAACTGTAGATAAAAAAAACTACTTGCATGAGGATAAAGAATATTTTAAATCTGAACTTGCTAAACATTCAAACGTTGATGTCCGATTTATTACGAAAGGAGGACATATAAAAAAATTATTAGATGAATTAAATTTCAAACCTAATTTTATTTATTTCGACGGACTCTTTAACAATCAGCCGATTACTGGTTTAAGAGATTGTAATATCCCAGTGGGCATACTTTATCACGATTTACATTCTAACCAAGAAAAATTTAAACAGCTGGTTAAAGATTATTCAGCTCATTTAATATTTGTCCATTATCGAGATTACTTTTTACAACACTTTCCTGAATTCTCACATATGTACAGATGGTTACCACACTTTATTCATACACCGATATTTAAGGATTATAAATTAGATAAAGATATTGACTATTTGCTAATGGGAGCTACAACAGAAAAGCATTATCCTTTGCGACAAAAAATTGCCAATGAGATGAATGGTGTTAACGGTTTTGTTCATCATATACACCCAGGTTATAAATATTTCTCTGCAGATGCTATTAAAACTGCGCTAATAGGTGAAAATTATGCCAAGGAGATTAACAGAGCAAAAATTTTTTTTACAGATGATTCAATATATAAGTTCCCTATTAAAAAATATACTGAAGTGCTTGGATGTAACACATTACTTCTCGCTACTGATTCACAAGAATTAAAGGATCTTGGTTTTGTAGATCGAAAAACTTTTGTGGAGATCAATGATAAAAATTACTTTGCAAAGGCACAATATTATATAAAAAATGATGCTGAGAGGTTACACATTGCAGAAAATGGTTACAAAATGGTCAGATCTAGGCATACTACGGAAATTAGAATTCATCAATTTATTCAATATATTCTTGACTACCTGAATATTCAACTATGA
- a CDS encoding polysaccharide pyruvyl transferase family protein translates to MERNLEQYLIQKKEIEYSKKKLKRLIDNATDITLMKSGGNIGDHLIWEATRDLLSNKNYKEIDWRRIKKTSGETAIIAGGGNWCHAYHLWPELLPFVEERFEHVIIFPSSFDTSLTLVKDALMKTKALVFAREVESFKQIKNLCDADLAYDCAFFYNFSTYSETRNGNLNAFRTDHDSINKRIPKDNIDISIKCKNLHEWLKMISRHEIIHTDRAHVMIAAAMMGKKVYCRDNNYHKVRGIANYSLKGFPVYFL, encoded by the coding sequence GTGGAGAGAAACTTAGAACAATATCTAATACAGAAGAAGGAGATCGAATACAGTAAAAAAAAGTTAAAAAGGTTAATAGACAATGCAACTGATATTACTTTAATGAAATCAGGAGGAAATATAGGAGACCATCTTATATGGGAAGCTACACGAGATCTGCTTTCTAATAAAAATTATAAGGAGATCGATTGGAGAAGGATTAAGAAAACTTCGGGTGAAACCGCAATTATTGCAGGTGGGGGTAACTGGTGTCATGCTTATCATTTATGGCCAGAATTACTACCTTTTGTTGAGGAAAGATTTGAGCATGTCATTATTTTCCCATCATCATTCGATACTTCCTTAACATTAGTAAAAGATGCGCTTATGAAAACAAAAGCTTTAGTATTTGCAAGAGAAGTAGAATCATTCAAACAAATCAAAAATTTATGTGATGCAGATCTTGCCTATGACTGTGCCTTTTTTTATAATTTTTCCACCTACAGTGAAACAAGAAATGGCAACTTAAACGCCTTTCGTACAGATCATGATTCGATCAATAAACGGATCCCAAAAGATAATATAGACATTTCCATCAAATGTAAGAATTTGCATGAATGGCTTAAAATGATTAGCAGGCACGAAATTATCCATACCGACCGAGCACACGTTATGATTGCAGCAGCAATGATGGGTAAAAAGGTCTATTGTCGTGATAATAACTATCATAAAGTACGTGGAATTGCCAATTATTCCCTTAAAGGCTTCCCTGTATATTTCCTCTAA
- a CDS encoding NAD-dependent epimerase/dehydratase family protein, translating into MKILVTGAAGFIGSHLCEYLLLDEANEVIGVDGFLGFTDHSIKQRNLFNLINHPRFQLVKKDLLHINWEDHLEGIDVIFHLAGMPGVRTSWGEDFKLYVDYNINGTQRLLEASRKLPIKKFIYASTSSAYGDKTGMVSEDATCAPLSPYGVTKLTGEYLCNVYYENDGVPIVILRYFTVYGPRQRPDMAFHRFIKKMMAGDPIHVFGDGKQSRDFTYISDCVKGTAAALYTDHPIIGETINIGGKERASVLDTIATIEEIFQRKATIEYTGKTRGEPKHTWADISKAQKLLHYQPVISLKEGLQKEIEDLKILYKGV; encoded by the coding sequence GTGAAAATATTAGTTACAGGAGCTGCTGGCTTTATAGGTTCCCACTTATGTGAGTATCTTTTATTAGATGAAGCCAATGAAGTGATTGGTGTAGATGGATTTTTAGGGTTTACGGATCACTCGATCAAACAGAGAAACTTATTCAATCTCATAAACCATCCACGTTTTCAACTGGTTAAGAAGGATTTACTCCATATCAATTGGGAGGATCACCTTGAAGGAATAGATGTCATTTTCCATTTAGCTGGAATGCCAGGTGTCAGAACGAGTTGGGGTGAGGACTTTAAACTTTATGTTGATTATAATATCAATGGTACCCAGCGGTTATTAGAGGCTAGTCGTAAACTACCGATTAAAAAGTTCATTTATGCTTCAACTTCCTCAGCTTACGGCGATAAAACTGGCATGGTATCAGAAGACGCGACTTGTGCACCGCTTTCCCCGTACGGTGTTACGAAGTTAACAGGAGAATATTTATGTAATGTTTATTATGAAAATGATGGTGTCCCGATTGTGATTTTAAGGTACTTCACCGTATACGGACCTAGACAAAGACCAGATATGGCCTTTCATCGTTTTATAAAAAAGATGATGGCTGGTGATCCTATTCATGTTTTTGGAGATGGAAAACAATCGAGGGATTTCACGTATATTTCTGATTGTGTCAAAGGTACTGCAGCCGCACTATATACAGATCATCCTATTATCGGCGAGACGATCAACATTGGTGGAAAAGAACGTGCTTCAGTATTAGATACCATTGCAACTATTGAAGAAATTTTCCAGCGAAAAGCGACCATCGAATATACGGGAAAGACTCGTGGAGAGCCGAAACATACATGGGCCGACATCTCAAAAGCTCAAAAGCTCCTACATTATCAACCAGTCATCTCTCTTAAGGAAGGATTGCAAAAAGAAATAGAAGATTTAAAAATACTTTATAAGGGGGTGTAA